A single region of the Jatrophihabitans sp. GAS493 genome encodes:
- a CDS encoding TetR/AcrR family transcriptional regulator: MLIEKSVRKDVARNRALLLAAADEVFCLRGAHATLDEIAQHAGVGVATAYRHFESKQGLLVALFQDRINKVQQILEDAETISDPREAIESFLYGVCATQANDAGLREAMTSNIGLPDANEVRDRLAPIATRILNRARAAGLLRPEANENDIPIILWMIGSITDYAGPSNPEIWRRYLEILLDGLFAESVPRRGLSIPALDEDAIALAMTECGSRTQR; the protein is encoded by the coding sequence ATGCTCATCGAGAAGTCAGTCCGTAAGGACGTGGCCCGAAACCGAGCTCTGCTCCTCGCCGCCGCCGACGAGGTCTTCTGCCTGCGCGGCGCGCACGCCACCCTCGACGAGATCGCCCAGCATGCCGGCGTCGGAGTCGCCACGGCGTACCGGCACTTCGAGAGCAAGCAAGGTCTGCTGGTCGCCCTCTTCCAGGACCGCATCAACAAGGTCCAGCAGATTCTCGAAGACGCCGAGACGATCAGCGACCCCCGTGAAGCGATCGAGTCGTTCCTCTACGGCGTCTGCGCAACGCAGGCCAACGACGCCGGGCTCCGCGAGGCGATGACCTCGAACATCGGCCTCCCCGACGCCAACGAAGTGCGCGACCGGCTGGCTCCGATCGCGACGCGCATCCTGAATCGGGCCCGCGCCGCCGGACTGCTCCGGCCCGAGGCCAACGAGAACGATATCCCAATAATTCTATGGATGATCGGCTCCATCACCGACTACGCCGGCCCCTCGAATCCAGAGATCTGGCGCCGCTACCTGGAGATCCTGCTGGACGGACTCTTCGCCGAGTCGGTGCCCCGTCGCGGACTGAGCATCCCCGCGCTGGACGAGGACGCGATCGCCCTCGCGATGACCGAGTGCGGCAGCCGAACACAGCGTTAG
- a CDS encoding isocitrate lyase/phosphoenolpyruvate mutase family protein, giving the protein MTTAEKATELLRLHTAPQLLKLVNVWDVITAQVVAATPGTKALATASHSIAAAHGYPDGEQIPRVLMIDAVARIAASVKLPVTADLEAGYGDVGETISRAIDVGVVGANLEDQLKPLPEAVRAVSDAVEAGERAGVGFVLNARTDAFLRGADRDPKAVLADAIERGRAYLDAGAACFFVPGKLDEPTVGALVEALGRGRISVIAVPGSLSLERLEQLGVARVSYGPYSQNVALTALAELTESVYAGGELPASMRRLN; this is encoded by the coding sequence CTGACCACCGCCGAGAAGGCCACCGAACTGCTGCGTCTGCACACAGCTCCGCAGTTGCTGAAGCTGGTGAACGTCTGGGATGTCATCACCGCGCAGGTGGTCGCCGCGACTCCCGGCACCAAGGCGCTGGCTACCGCGAGTCATTCGATCGCCGCGGCCCACGGGTACCCGGACGGTGAGCAGATTCCGCGGGTGCTCATGATCGATGCAGTGGCCCGGATCGCCGCGTCGGTGAAGCTACCGGTGACGGCAGACCTGGAGGCGGGGTACGGCGACGTCGGCGAGACCATCAGCCGGGCCATCGACGTCGGAGTGGTCGGGGCCAATCTGGAGGACCAGCTCAAGCCGCTGCCCGAGGCGGTACGCGCGGTGAGCGACGCGGTCGAGGCCGGTGAGCGGGCCGGGGTTGGCTTCGTGCTCAATGCCCGCACCGACGCATTTCTGCGGGGAGCCGACCGAGATCCCAAGGCTGTGCTGGCTGACGCGATCGAGCGCGGACGGGCTTACCTGGACGCCGGTGCCGCTTGCTTCTTCGTCCCGGGAAAGCTGGACGAGCCGACGGTCGGCGCGCTGGTCGAGGCGCTGGGTCGGGGAAGGATCAGTGTGATCGCCGTTCCGGGCTCGCTCAGCCTCGAGCGGCTGGAGCAGCTCGGGGTGGCCCGCGTCTCCTACGGCCCGTACAGCCAGAACGTCGCCCTCACGGCGTTGGCCGAGTTGACCGAGAGCGTCTATGCCGGTGGCGAGCTACCGGCCAGCATGCGGCGCCTGAACTAG
- a CDS encoding MFS transporter translates to MSVQPVVSLPRKWLILALVLAAECMDLFDSTIVNVAAPTIKEDLNASATALQWITGGYALTFSIGLITGARLGDIYGRKRLFIMGAYGFVLASLACALAPNAELLITFRLIQGFAAALLIPQGLGIMRATFSPKDLPTAFGIFGPVIGLSAVLGPILGGVLVDADLFNTGWRLVFLINLPLGLIAALGASKYFPESMDETPPSLDVVGTLLVAAFAGLLVFPLIQGREYGWPFWTYAMMLASAASLGLLVLWTISRQRRHKDPLVVPSIFAHRGYSAGLVMILVFFAGMIGTMLTMTLFLQIGQGFSAIHAGLTLGPFAFGMAVGAALGSAVLVPKLGRTALQIGGLIGGVGIAWMWLTVHNNGLHTSSLELVGPQLVWGIGTGMIVAPLFDFILAAVTDEETGSASGVLNAVQQLAGAIGVAVLGTIFFSRVEHYGFVSAIEVCFIVELCLTPVLLGLSAMLPKHARDPMAEFERDVQQAGNDGINDGISEGSQEQPAKFEG, encoded by the coding sequence ATGTCCGTCCAACCGGTTGTGAGCCTTCCGCGGAAGTGGCTCATCCTCGCCCTCGTGCTGGCCGCAGAGTGCATGGATCTCTTCGACAGCACGATCGTCAACGTCGCGGCGCCGACGATCAAGGAGGATCTGAACGCCAGCGCCACCGCCCTGCAGTGGATCACCGGTGGCTATGCGCTCACCTTCTCCATCGGCCTCATCACCGGCGCCCGCCTCGGCGATATCTACGGCCGCAAACGGTTGTTCATCATGGGGGCCTACGGATTCGTCCTGGCGTCGCTGGCCTGCGCGCTGGCCCCGAACGCCGAACTGCTGATCACCTTCCGCCTCATTCAGGGCTTCGCCGCCGCGCTGCTCATCCCCCAGGGGCTGGGCATCATGCGGGCCACCTTCTCCCCGAAGGATCTGCCCACCGCGTTCGGCATCTTCGGGCCGGTGATCGGCCTATCCGCGGTGCTCGGGCCGATCCTCGGTGGCGTCCTCGTCGACGCGGACCTCTTCAACACCGGCTGGCGGCTGGTCTTCCTCATCAACCTGCCGTTGGGCCTGATCGCCGCGCTCGGTGCGTCGAAGTACTTCCCGGAGTCGATGGACGAGACTCCACCCAGCCTCGACGTCGTCGGGACGCTGCTGGTCGCGGCGTTCGCCGGTCTGCTGGTCTTCCCGCTCATTCAGGGCCGTGAGTACGGCTGGCCGTTCTGGACGTACGCGATGATGCTGGCCAGCGCGGCGAGTCTCGGGCTGCTGGTTCTGTGGACCATCTCCCGACAGCGCCGGCACAAGGACCCGCTGGTCGTGCCGAGCATCTTCGCCCATCGCGGCTACAGCGCCGGCCTGGTGATGATCCTCGTCTTCTTCGCCGGGATGATCGGCACCATGCTGACGATGACCCTGTTCCTGCAGATTGGTCAAGGATTCTCGGCCATTCATGCCGGTCTGACGCTCGGCCCGTTCGCCTTCGGGATGGCCGTCGGTGCTGCCCTGGGATCGGCCGTGCTGGTGCCGAAACTGGGTCGCACCGCGCTGCAGATCGGCGGCCTCATCGGTGGTGTCGGCATCGCCTGGATGTGGCTCACCGTGCACAACAACGGACTGCACACCAGCTCGTTGGAGCTCGTCGGGCCGCAGCTCGTCTGGGGTATCGGCACCGGCATGATCGTGGCCCCGCTCTTCGACTTCATCCTCGCCGCCGTCACCGATGAGGAGACCGGTTCGGCCAGCGGTGTCCTCAATGCGGTGCAGCAGTTGGCCGGGGCGATCGGAGTCGCGGTCCTCGGGACGATCTTCTTCAGCCGGGTCGAGCACTACGGATTCGTCTCGGCGATCGAAGTCTGCTTCATCGTCGAGCTCTGCCTGACGCCCGTGCTGCTCGGCCTCTCGGCGATGCTGCCGAAGCATGCCCGCGACCCGATGGCCGAGTTCGAGCGCGACGTGCAGCAGGCCGGCAACGACGGCATCAACGACGGCATCAGCGAGGGCAGTCAGGAGCAACCAGCTAAGTTCGAAGGATGA
- a CDS encoding TetR/AcrR family transcriptional regulator produces the protein MSESSPLPPAPRRPDRLGRVDRKPALSVDVIVQAGIDVLDEGGADALSMRRVAERLGTGAASLYAYVRNKDELLELMYDELISRVPIPTPDPARWREQIREVIGGMRRMLQDHAEVAMAGAGRVPMSEKGLAGAEGVTALLNAGGLPPRIVGMAADLIGLYITAIAFEESTFSRSGMDPETAAEYFTRVHEFYVALPADRYPVMAMLGSALTGPDGDERFAFGLDVILAGLVALADDPCWA, from the coding sequence GTGTCCGAGTCAAGCCCACTTCCCCCCGCGCCGCGACGCCCCGACCGCCTGGGGCGGGTCGATCGCAAGCCAGCCCTGAGCGTGGACGTCATCGTCCAGGCGGGAATCGACGTCCTCGACGAGGGCGGGGCCGACGCGCTCTCCATGCGCCGGGTGGCCGAACGGCTCGGCACCGGAGCCGCCTCCCTCTATGCCTACGTGCGCAATAAGGACGAGCTGCTCGAGTTGATGTACGACGAGTTGATATCCCGGGTGCCGATCCCGACCCCCGACCCGGCCCGCTGGCGGGAGCAGATTCGCGAGGTGATCGGCGGGATGCGCCGGATGCTGCAGGACCATGCCGAGGTCGCGATGGCCGGAGCCGGCCGAGTGCCGATGTCCGAGAAGGGCCTAGCCGGTGCCGAGGGGGTCACCGCCCTGCTCAACGCCGGCGGGTTGCCGCCCCGGATCGTCGGTATGGCGGCTGACCTGATCGGGCTCTACATCACGGCGATCGCCTTCGAGGAGAGCACCTTCTCCCGCTCGGGCATGGACCCGGAGACCGCCGCCGAGTACTTCACCCGAGTCCACGAGTTCTACGTCGCTCTCCCGGCCGATCGCTATCCGGTCATGGCGATGCTCGGCTCGGCCCTCACCGGTCCGGACGGCGACGAGCGCTTCGCCTTCGGCCTGGACGTCATCCTGGCCGGGTTAGTCGCCCTGGCCGACGACCCTTGCTGGGCCTGA